The genomic stretch GGTCCCGGTAGAGGACGAGGACAGCCAGGATGGCGCCCAACTGGATGAAGACCTCGAAGGTGGCCGCTTTATCCCCCTCGAAGCCAAGGAGGCTGCCGACGAGGATCATGTGTCCTGTTGAGGACACGGGAATGAACTCTGTGAGGCCTTCCACGATACCGAGAATGATGGCGACAATATACAGGTTTTCCACGGCAACTCCCCCAACCTTAACATTCCTCTCCTACAATAGGGGAGCTATGGCCTAAAGTCAACGGAAAAAGGCGATTTTATCCTTCAGAAAATAGGCTCGTGCTCAAATAGCGTTCTCCCGTGTCGGGCAGGAGGACGACGATGCGCTTGCCCCGGTTTTCCGGTCGCTTGGCCGCCACGATGGCGGCGAAGGCGGCGGCGCCGGCGGAGATGCCTACGAGCAGCCCCTCTTCCCGGGCCAGGCGACGGCTGGTGGCGAGGGCGTCGGCGTCAGCGACAGGGAGGATCTCGTCAATGAGGCTGCTGTCATACACATCCGGGATGAAGCCAGCGCCGATGCCCTGGATCCCGTGGGGGCCCGGCTTGCCGCCGGAAAGGACGGGCGATCCAGCCGGCTCGACAGCGATGACCTGGAGGTTGGGATTTCGTTGTTTCAGCGTTTTGGCCGTTCCTGTGATGGTGCCGCCGGTGCCGACGCCGGCGACGAAGATGTCCACCCTGCCGTCTGTGTCCCGCCAGATCTCTTCACCGGTGGTCACCTCGTGAATGGCCGGATTGGCCGGGTTGGCAAACTGTTGGGGCATGATCGCACCGGGCGTTTCCTTTACGATCTGCTCCGCCTTTTGGACCGCGCCGCGCATCCCCTCGGCGCCGGGGGTGAGCACCAATTCGGCGCCAAAGGCCTTGAGAAGATTGCGTCGCTCGACGCTCATCGTCTCCGGCATAGTCAGAATCAGCCGGTAGCCGCGGACAGCGGCCACCATGGCCAAGGCGACGCCGGTGTTGCCGCTCGTCGGTTCGACGATGACGGCGCCAGGTCGCAGCAAGCCCCGTTCTTCGGCATCCTTGATCATGTTGAGGCCGATGCGATCCTTCACACTGCCGCCGGGGTTGAAGTACTCCAGCTTGGCGACGATCTCCGTCACAGCGCCGCCGGCAGCGACCGGTTCTTCGTCGCTGCCGACAGCCGCAGCGGCACCGCCGGCAACTGCCGAGCCGAGAATCCGGCGCAGTCGGACCATCGGCGTATTTCCAATCAAGGCGGTCACATCTTGGGCGATCCGTTCCATCGATACCACACTCCTTGCTGCAAAACCAACTATCTAAGTCGGAATATCTTATATTTACTAGACTCCATGATAGAAGCGGCGGGGAATCCTGTCAAGGAATGAGAGGATTTTCGCAAAGAAAAAATATTTGTTCAACCGGGAAAAGCCCTTGACGCTTGCCTGATAAACAGGGGAGCGCCGGACCTGTCTGGCCGGCGCTCCCCTGTATCGTTCCCTTTTACGCTTCCTTATACGTTCCCGTAACCATATCCGAAGCCGGTTCCTAGAATGGCAATGATGATGATCAGGATGGCCAGGGCAACAATGTAGTTGCCGATATGGCCATATCCGCTGCCGCATCTGGCGCCCATAGAGGTCCCTCCTCTTCTCCGTTATCAAAAGCTGATTTCCTCAGGATTCAACATAACCGTAGCCGATAATGGTCGGATAGAAAGCGCCAATCACGATCAAGGCAATGACCAGACCGGCGACGACACCGAAGCTTCCCCAGAAGCCTCTGTACCCATGAGCCATCCCTTTTCCCCCCTCATCCCATCGATGCAAGCTGCGTTCACTACACAGTATGGAATTTTTTTCTATAGGTTCCTGTTTTTCCTCCGAATCATCTGATTTACCGCTTATAGGCCCTGTTACATGAAGGTAGCCGCCTTGCGCACAGCTGACTGATGGTCAGGATCCAGTCGGTTTCCCTCGTGGGTCCGGCTGTTCAGGAAGTGGATGCAGGTTTGCCCCTGCATCTGATTCGTGGCGATCGTGTCATAGCCGTGAGGCATGCCGTTGATCGAGGCGGCGATCCGCCACCCTTTGATAGTCACAATGACAGGCTTGCGGTTCCAACTCCAGACGCCGCCGTAAATCCGCTTCATGACAGAGGTATCCCAGGCGGTGACTGGTTCCACATCGGCATGCTTGACGCCGCCGGTCCGTTTGACCCTGTAGGAAAGGCCGGTGATCGGATCGGTTACCTTGGCGGTACGGCCGACAGGCAGCAGATAGGTGCCCCTGTCAAACCAATCAAGCATCTGCGGGCGCAAGGCTTTGAAGGTTTGCGGCCCTGCCACCCCGTCTATGATCAAGTCGCGGTAGGCCTGAAACTGCTTCAGCGCATCGAAGGTAATGGCTCCAAAATAGCCGGTCGGTTCTTCGGCAAAATAGCCCATCTCTTTCAGATAACCTTGCAGTTGTTGCACATCGGCGCCGGAAACACCCCGGTAGAGTTGACGGGAGCCGAACTGAGGCGTTGCCGCAAGCGCCGTCAGCGATCCAAAGGGAAGGGTTGCAAGAGCCGCCAAAGCACTTCCTAAAAAACTACGGCGATTCATCGTTATACCTCCAAAATACTTATTGAATACATTACTACACATAATAATACAAAATCACAACGCTTTTTTGTTGCGAAAAATACTGGCAATAGCGACTGCGCAAAAAAAGCGGGGTTTTATAAAAAAGTACTTGTCCGATCACGAACAAAAACAAGGGAGGCCAGGCGGCCGGCATTGTGAGGAGGATGATAAGGTTTCCGCGCCGAATCATCATTAAGGCAAAGACGAATATTGCATTCGAGCTGGATATTCAGTAAGCCCATGACTAAAACCCTAACCTTTGCCGGTCCCGCTTCGTATCAACCGGCAGTACGGAGGCATCAAGAGAGATGACGACAACACCTGTTGCAACGACCGATGGCAAATACGCCGCGCTCCAGTCGGCCCTTCGGGAAATGGGCCATGTCCTGGTGGCCTTTTCCGGCGGTGTCGACAGCACCTTTCTACTTAAAGCGGCCCATGATGTCCTGGGCGAACGGGTGCTGGCGGTCATGGGGATTTCTCAGACGGTGCCTAAGCATCAGGTCGCCGAGGCCCGTGAACTGGCGAGCCGCATCGGCGCACCCCTGCTGACCGTCTCCACCGACGAGTTTTCTCGGGAGGCCTTCGTCAAGAACGGCCCTGACCGCTGTTTCCACTGCAAGACGGCCCTTTTCGAGACGCTCTGGCAGATCGCCGAAGACCGCCAGATCCCCTACATCCTTGACGGCAACAACGCTGATGATGTGGGCGATTATCGGCCGGGGATGATGGCGGCGAGACGGATGAATGTGCGCAGTCCCCTGTTGGAGGCAGGTTTGACGAAGGCGGAGATCCGATCCCTTTCGAAAGAACTGGGCCTTCCTACCTGGAACCAGGCGGCCTCCCCCTGTCTTTCTTCGCGCTTCCCCTACGGAACCCCCATCACGTTGGAAGGTCTGGAACGGGTGGAAAAGGCTGAACAGTATCTGAAAAGCCTTGGCTTTTATCAGGTGCGGGCGCGTTTTCATGATCGCCTGCTGCGCATTGAAGTGGAACGGGAGAGCCTCGGCCGGATCACGGACCATGCCGACGATGTCGTCCGTTATATGAAAAATCTCGGCTTCACTTATGTGACCCTTGACCTGACCGGTTATCGGACCGGCAGCCTGAATGAGGTACTGGAGAACGGGCGTTAAGGAAAGCTGAGAGCATACCGTCACTGGCGACAGCCCTAGCGCATACAGTGGAGAACAAGGCAGGACCGTTGTCAGCGGTACCTGTAGACATGGGGTGGGCGCGGCAAAATCCGGCATGGGAAGACTCCCGACGCGGCGGCCAAGCCGCTGCGTCGTTCCCCGGAAGGGTGGGTGTGATCGGTGGTTGTGTTAATCGACCGGGAACTTTGCAACGGTTGCGGAGGCGGGTACCGGTGCGCCGCCATCTGCCCGGGAAACCTGTTGACGCCGGGGGAAGACGGTAAAATTCACTATCGGGAGCCCTCTCTCTGCTGGGATTGTACGGCATGCCTCAAGGTTTGCCCTCGCGGCGCGCTGGCTTTGCGCCTGCCGAACGGAGAGGATGGGACGGACGGCGCGATTCTGAAGGCGACCATGGGAAGAGAGACCGTTCGGTGGACGATCCGTTTCTCCGATGGGCGTGTCAAGGTGCTTGAGGTGCTCAACCGGCGAGTTCCGGTGGAAACATGAACAGAATCGTCGAAAATGTCGCCGCCGCCAGCGCGCCGGCGGCGTTTTTTTTTTTGCAACAGCGCTGCATAGTCGCGGCAAAAACAGCGAAAGATTGATTTTAGAGGAAACCTTGCCAGGTAACACCTATTCTATCCAATCGATGAGGGGGGAACTGGATATGAACAGTCTTAACAGCCGCCGGAGAAAGATTCTGGTTGCCACATCGGCTGCAGCCTTGCTGGCGAGCGCCTTAACCCTTCCGCTGGTACAGCAGGCGACAGCCGATTTTCTCTCTCTATTCCGGGTGCAGCGGATGCAGACGGTGAAGATTACCCAGGAACAGTTGGACCAGATGGCTCAATCGATCCGCTCCCACGTGGGCGAGGTGGATCTCCAGCAGTTCGGTACAGTCGAGATCATTGAAAAACCGGAATTCTTGCCTGTCACCCTTGGCGAAGCCCAAAAGCGACTTCCTTTTGCCATAAAACAGCCCACCCAACTCCCCAAGGGTCTACGGCGGGCTGAGACGGTGACCCTTTTTACGGGGGGCCTCGCCGAGTTCCGTCTCCAGACGGATCAAGTGAACCGGCTGCTGGAGGGGCTCGGCGCGCAGGACCTGATCCCGCCTGATGTATCGGGGAAAGCTTTTCGCATCGCCATTCCCGCCGGGGCGCGTTTGGTCTACGAAGGGGCAGAGGGTGGACGAGCCTTTCTTCTCGATCAGTTTGCCAGCCCCGAGATGACGGTCCCACCGGGAATGAACGCCGCCGCTCTGCGGAAGTCACTGCTCAATCTGCCGATCCTGCCGGCCGACCTGCGTAGCCAGTTGGCCGCCATCGATGACTGGCAGCGGACGATGGTCGTCCCCTATGCTGAGGGGCGTATGGAAAAGGTGGACATCGGCGGAACAGAAGCGCTGTTCGCGAAAAATGTTCACAGCGGGCAAAGTTCTCTCTTCTGGGTCGACAGCGGGCTCCTCTACCGGATAGAAGGGGACCTGGACAGGGAAGGCGCGGTCCGGCTGGCCCGCTCGCTACGCTAACCGCCGCTGTCGAGAGGCGGAAAAAATCAGGTCTGAGCTGACAGGCTCGATCCGATCAGAAAGTGCGCAAAGCAAAGGGGAAGCAAGGGATGTTTGCCATAGAAACGGAGGGGCTCACCAAGACCTACGGGGGGACGGGAGGATGCCGGGAGATCTCCCTCCAGGTCCCTCGCGGCGCCCTCTTCGGTCTGCTGGGACCGAACGGTGCCGGCAAGAGCACCCTGGTCAAAATGCTCGTCAGCCTGATCCACCCCACAGAGGGGCAGGCGCGCATCCTGGGAAAGCCTCTCGGCGATGTGGAGATTCGGCGCAAGGTGGGCTATCTGCCGGAAAATTTTCGTTACCACGACTGGCTGACCGGAGCCGATCTGCTGCGTCTGCACGCCGCTCTGTACGGGTTGACGCCGGAAGAGTCGGCGCGGCGTGCGTCGGAGGTGCTCCGGCTCGTCGGGATGGAGGGATGGGCCGATCGGACTGTCGGCAGCTACAGCAAGGGGATGCAGCAGCGCATCGGCTTGGCTTGCGCCCTGTTGCCGAAGCCGGAACTGCTTTTTCTCGATGAACCCACATCGGCCCTCGATCCCCTCGGTCGCAAGGAGGTCCGGGAGCTGTTGGCGAGGCTCCGTGATGCCGGTGTGACGGTCTTCCTGAACAGTCATCTCCTGAGCGAACTGGAGACGGTCTGTGACCGGATCGCCATCATCAAGGGGGGGAGGCTCATCTACCAGGGCGACTGGAAGGAACTGGCCGCGCAGGCGAGCCGGATCCGCGCCGTCGTGGGCGGCGCCTCACCGGAGCGGCTGGCAGCGGCTGTCTCCGCCGCTGGGTTTTCCTTAGTCTCCCAGCGAAGCCTCGATGCAGAAAAGAATAGGGAGGCCTCCGGCATGGCGCTACAGGAACTCGTCTTCACCGTAGACGCCGGGCGCCTCGCTGCGCCGCCGCTTGTTCAGGCCCTTGTCGAGGCGGGGATGGCTGTCTATGAGGTGACGCCGCAGGTGGAATCTCTTGAGACGTTATTCTTGCACTTCGTCGAGGGGGCTTGAGCCATGCTGATCCTCGCCCGTCTCACCTTCCTGGAAGCCGCCCGCAAGAAGGTCTTCTTGGCGGCGCTCCTGCTTTCGCTGCTTTTCTTGCTGCTCTACGCCATCGGCCTCGATTTCGCTGCCCGGGAGTTTGAGCGATTGCAGGCATTGCGAGGGCAGCAGCCGGTGCTGCGTCAGATCGTGGGCAACCAACTGCTGGGAGCGGGTCTCTATTTCGCATCCTTTCTGCTGACCCTGCTGGCCATGCTCGCCGGCGTGGGCGCTATCGCGACTGAGGTGGAGACAGGGTTGCTTCATGCCCTTGTGTCGAAGCCCCTGACCCGCCGGGCCGTCATCGTGGGCAAATTTTGCGGTCACGCCGCCATGCTCGCCGGATTTGGCTTGTTGCTCTATGGCAGCATCCTGCTCCTGAACCGGTTCTACAACGGAAAGTCCCTTGCTCTGCTCGACGCTGGCCATGGTTTCTACGGCGCATTCCTCTTTGTCTTGCAACCTTTGGTCTTGTTGGCGGCGGCATTGCTCTTCAGCACCCTCCTGCGTCCCCTGACTGCCGGGATCGTGACGGTGCTCCTCTATGTGCTGGCGTCGGTGGGCGGCTTTTTGGAACAGATCGGGAGCATCGTTCACAAAGCCGCCCTTGTGGATATCGGCATAATTGTCAGTCTCGTCATTCCCATTGATGCGCTCTTCCGCAAACTGATGACGGTCGTGACGGTCCAGGAAGCCACCCCGGTGGTCGCCTTGGCGCAGGGGCCTTTCGGCGCCGCCTCTCCGCCGAGCGGTGCCATGGTTGTCTACGCGATGGCCTATCTGATCGCTGCCGTAGGTGTGGCTGTCCACTTTTTTGAGAAAAAGGATCTGTAAGGCAGGAATGCAAGGGGGCACCGCGAATAGGATAGCGTATAAAAGAACAATCTGCCTCTTTCGGGGGCCTTTCGGCACGCTCTGGGACTTCGGAGAAAGATTGACACAACAGAATTTCAGAAACCTTGTTCTGGGTCCCCCCTTTTTACGGGGGCATTTTTATTGGCGAGAAAGAAGGGTCATCGACCAATGAGCCAGTCGAACATCCTTTTCTTGAACCGGAAGAGAGAACCCCAAGAAGGGAATACCGGGCAAACCTTTATCGGCGCTTATGCGCAGAGAGAGATTCGCTGGTTCCATTCGGCGTTCCGTTTTCGCGCCGCCTGGCAAG from Heliomicrobium modesticaldum Ice1 encodes the following:
- the cysK gene encoding cysteine synthase A, producing MERIAQDVTALIGNTPMVRLRRILGSAVAGGAAAAVGSDEEPVAAGGAVTEIVAKLEYFNPGGSVKDRIGLNMIKDAEERGLLRPGAVIVEPTSGNTGVALAMVAAVRGYRLILTMPETMSVERRNLLKAFGAELVLTPGAEGMRGAVQKAEQIVKETPGAIMPQQFANPANPAIHEVTTGEEIWRDTDGRVDIFVAGVGTGGTITGTAKTLKQRNPNLQVIAVEPAGSPVLSGGKPGPHGIQGIGAGFIPDVYDSSLIDEILPVADADALATSRRLAREEGLLVGISAGAAAFAAIVAAKRPENRGKRIVVLLPDTGERYLSTSLFSEG
- a CDS encoding ABC transporter ATP-binding protein, whose amino-acid sequence is MFAIETEGLTKTYGGTGGCREISLQVPRGALFGLLGPNGAGKSTLVKMLVSLIHPTEGQARILGKPLGDVEIRRKVGYLPENFRYHDWLTGADLLRLHAALYGLTPEESARRASEVLRLVGMEGWADRTVGSYSKGMQQRIGLACALLPKPELLFLDEPTSALDPLGRKEVRELLARLRDAGVTVFLNSHLLSELETVCDRIAIIKGGRLIYQGDWKELAAQASRIRAVVGGASPERLAAAVSAAGFSLVSQRSLDAEKNREASGMALQELVFTVDAGRLAAPPLVQALVEAGMAVYEVTPQVESLETLFLHFVEGA
- the larE gene encoding ATP-dependent sacrificial sulfur transferase LarE, with the protein product MTTTPVATTDGKYAALQSALREMGHVLVAFSGGVDSTFLLKAAHDVLGERVLAVMGISQTVPKHQVAEARELASRIGAPLLTVSTDEFSREAFVKNGPDRCFHCKTALFETLWQIAEDRQIPYILDGNNADDVGDYRPGMMAARRMNVRSPLLEAGLTKAEIRSLSKELGLPTWNQAASPCLSSRFPYGTPITLEGLERVEKAEQYLKSLGFYQVRARFHDRLLRIEVERESLGRITDHADDVVRYMKNLGFTYVTLDLTGYRTGSLNEVLENGR
- a CDS encoding ABC transporter permease subunit; translation: MLILARLTFLEAARKKVFLAALLLSLLFLLLYAIGLDFAAREFERLQALRGQQPVLRQIVGNQLLGAGLYFASFLLTLLAMLAGVGAIATEVETGLLHALVSKPLTRRAVIVGKFCGHAAMLAGFGLLLYGSILLLNRFYNGKSLALLDAGHGFYGAFLFVLQPLVLLAAALLFSTLLRPLTAGIVTVLLYVLASVGGFLEQIGSIVHKAALVDIGIIVSLVIPIDALFRKLMTVVTVQEATPVVALAQGPFGAASPPSGAMVVYAMAYLIAAVGVAVHFFEKKDL
- a CDS encoding peptidoglycan-binding domain-containing protein; this translates as MNRRSFLGSALAALATLPFGSLTALAATPQFGSRQLYRGVSGADVQQLQGYLKEMGYFAEEPTGYFGAITFDALKQFQAYRDLIIDGVAGPQTFKALRPQMLDWFDRGTYLLPVGRTAKVTDPITGLSYRVKRTGGVKHADVEPVTAWDTSVMKRIYGGVWSWNRKPVIVTIKGWRIAASINGMPHGYDTIATNQMQGQTCIHFLNSRTHEGNRLDPDHQSAVRKAATFM
- a CDS encoding 4Fe-4S dicluster domain-containing protein, coding for MVVLIDRELCNGCGGGYRCAAICPGNLLTPGEDGKIHYREPSLCWDCTACLKVCPRGALALRLPNGEDGTDGAILKATMGRETVRWTIRFSDGRVKVLEVLNRRVPVET